A window of Acetonema longum DSM 6540 genomic DNA:
GCAGGTTTGGCGGTATATGCTGTCCATTGCGGCGCTGCCAGCCATTATCCTCTTCTTTGGTATGCTGAAAGTACCGGAAAGCCCGCGCTGGCTGTTGGTCAAAGGCAGAGATCAAGAGGCGCTGCAGGTCCTGCGGCAAATTCGTGAGGAGCAGCAGGCAAAAACAGAACTCAGTGAAATCCAGGCAACTTTGGCCGAAGAAGCCGGGGTTAAAAAGGCAACGTTAAAGGACTTGGCCGTACCGTGGGTGCGCCGCATCGTCCTTATCGGAATCGGACTTAGCGTAGTCCAGCAAGTTACCGGTGTTAACTCAGTGATGTATTATGGCACGGAAATCCTCAAAAATGCCGGCTTTTCAATGGAAGCGGCCCTTATTGGCAACACGGCCAATGGCGTTATCTCGGTTTTGGCAGTATTGGTCGGCATGTGGCTGCTTGGCAAGGTCGGCAGGCGCCCGCTGCTTTTGGCCGGGTTACTTGGAACCACGTCGTCCCATCTGCTCATTGGGATATCCTCCCAGATTCTTGCCGGGTCTGCCGCGCTGCCCTATGTAGTGCTGGCGCTGACAGTCACATTTCTGGCTTTTATGCAGGGAACGCTTGGCCCGGTAGTATGGTTGATGCTGGCGGAAATATTCCCGCTTAGAATACGGGGACTTTGTATGGGCATCTGTGTATTTTGCCTCTGGATCACTAACTTCTTCATCGGCTTATTTTTCCCGGTATTTCTCACTACGGTTGGTTTGTCTTCAACATTTTTCATCTTTGCCGCATTAGGGTTTGCGTCCATAGTATTTGTGAAGATTTGCGTGCCGGAAACAAAGGGGTTCACCCTTGAACAATTGGAGCATAATTTCCGGAACTATGGAGATTCCGCGATTCAAAAGGCTCGCACGAAACCAATGTAAAAGAGCGACAGCCGCATGAGCAAAATGGAAAAGAGGATTTAAGGCATGGAAAAATTACTGACAGGAAAATTATGTGTTGTAACCGGGGCGGCCCGGGGGATGGGAAGATCTCTGGCGATAAAATACGCTGAACATGGGGCTAATGTAGCACTTATAGATTTAAATAAAGAAGGGCTGGAAATGGCCGCAAAAGAAGTTGAAGCAAAGGGAGTGCAGGCATTGCCTCTGGTAATGGATGTGGCAGCGGCCCAGGAAATTGACAGCGCAATCCGCGCAATTGAGTCAAAGTTTATAAAAATTGATGTTCTGGCAAACTGCGCCGGTATTTCCACCTCCCGGTTGCTGGTAGATGTCGAGGAAGCAGAATGGGATAAGGTTCTCAATATTAATTTAAAAGCTGTTTATCTCTTAAGCAGGCGTGCAGCCCGGAATATGATCCAAAATAAAGTACAAAACGGTAAAATCGTATCCATTTCGTCACAGGCCTCAAAGATCGGCGAGTTTGGGAACGGAGTCTATTGCATTTCTAAAGCGGGCTTGAACATGCTGACACAAATACTGGGGCTGGAATTAGCGGAATATGGGATTGCTGTGACTGCGGTTTGTCCCGGCTATGTAAATACGGAAATGGTACAACAGGTTTTCCGGAAAAGAGGTCCGCTTGAAGGAATGACGCCTGAAGAATATGAAAAAACGTTAACCAATACGGTACCGATGAAAAGGATGGCAGAGCCTGAAGAAATTGCAGATCTCATGGTGTATTTAAGCAGCGGGAAAGCCAATTATATCACCGGAGTATCCGTGACAATTGCCGGCGGCAGAACATTAATCTAGGATGGTAAGGAGTGCTCATGATGAGACTTTGTTTTGTTACGGATGGTTTGGGATATATGCCCTTTGAAGAGATGCTGGATACGGCCGCAATTTTGGGCTTTGAATCTTTAGAACTGGCCTGTGGCAATTGGTCTAAGGCGCCGCATGTCGATCTAAATGGACTGCTTGAGAGTGGGCGCAGCAGAGAGAAATTTGTAAAAGAAATAAAAAGCAGAGGACTTGAAATTGAGGC
This region includes:
- a CDS encoding sugar porter family MFS transporter, with the protein product MSNQGNQTVFLSTIVLISTFGGLLFGYDTGVINGALSTMTIALGLNAYTEGIVVSSLLIGAAIGSVSGGRLSDAVGRRRTILYLAVLFFFAALGCAAAASIPFMVACRFLLGLAVGGSAVTVPAFLAEMAPAERRGQLVTRNELMIVTGQLLAFVINAIIGVTMSGSGQVWRYMLSIAALPAIILFFGMLKVPESPRWLLVKGRDQEALQVLRQIREEQQAKTELSEIQATLAEEAGVKKATLKDLAVPWVRRIVLIGIGLSVVQQVTGVNSVMYYGTEILKNAGFSMEAALIGNTANGVISVLAVLVGMWLLGKVGRRPLLLAGLLGTTSSHLLIGISSQILAGSAALPYVVLALTVTFLAFMQGTLGPVVWLMLAEIFPLRIRGLCMGICVFCLWITNFFIGLFFPVFLTTVGLSSTFFIFAALGFASIVFVKICVPETKGFTLEQLEHNFRNYGDSAIQKARTKPM
- a CDS encoding SDR family NAD(P)-dependent oxidoreductase: MEKLLTGKLCVVTGAARGMGRSLAIKYAEHGANVALIDLNKEGLEMAAKEVEAKGVQALPLVMDVAAAQEIDSAIRAIESKFIKIDVLANCAGISTSRLLVDVEEAEWDKVLNINLKAVYLLSRRAARNMIQNKVQNGKIVSISSQASKIGEFGNGVYCISKAGLNMLTQILGLELAEYGIAVTAVCPGYVNTEMVQQVFRKRGPLEGMTPEEYEKTLTNTVPMKRMAEPEEIADLMVYLSSGKANYITGVSVTIAGGRTLI